The Prochlorococcus marinus str. MIT 1214 sequence AAAGAAAATCCATCGGTAACCGTAATAGGCGCTGGTCTCGCAGGTTCAGAAGCAGCATGGCAAATAGCAAGTGCTGGAGTAAAAGTAACTCTCTTTGAAATGCGACCAAAGAAGAAGTCTCCAGCTCACCACTCATCGGAATTCGCTGAACTTGTTTGCAGCAATAGCTTTGGAGCGCTTAGTAGTGATAGAGCGGCAGGACTTTTACAAGAAGAGTTAAGAAATTTAAAATCTATTGTTATTGCAAAAGCTGATCAACACTCAGTCCCAGCGGGAGGAGCACTTGCCGTAGACAGAAGTCAATTCAGCCTATCAATCACAAATGAACTTTCCTCTCATCCCCTAATAAGAATCATTAGAGATGAGTGTCCGTGCCTACCAAATGCGCAACAAATTACGATTCTGGCCACAGGTCCTTTAACAAGCGAATCGCTAGCTGAGGACATCAAAAAATTCACAGGAGAAAATGAATGTCATTTTTTTGATGCGGCTAGTCCAATAATTACTGGTGAAAGCATTGATTTTTCAACAGCATTTCGGGCTAGTAGATACGACAAAGGCGATGCTGATTACGTTAATTGTCCGATGAATGAAGAGTCATATTTTAAATTTCACTCTGCATTAATCAAAGCTGAACAAGCTGAACTAAAGGATTTTGAAAAAGAATCAGCTCTTTTTTTTGAAGGCTGCCTTCCCATAGAAGAGCTTGCGAAAAGAGGCCTAGAGACTATGCGTTATGGCCCATTAAAGCCCATAGGTCTCTGGGATCAAAGGTGGGGAGATGTAAACGACAAAACCCTCCGAAGGCTTAAAAGAGCTCATGCTGTCGTTCAATTAAGACAAGAGGATAAAGCAGGTCAACTATGGAATCTCGTAGGTTTTCAAACAAATTTAAAATGGGGCGAGCAAAAACGTGTATTCAGAATGATTCCTGGCTTGTCGAATGCAGAATTTATTCGCTTGGGAGTAATGCATAGAAATACTTTTCTTGAATCTCCAAAGCTATTAGAGCCAACACTTCAGTTTATAAATAGAAAAACTTTATTTGCTGCTGGACAGCTCACTGGTACAGAGGGGTATGCTGCAGCTATAGCTGGAGGCTGGTTAGCAGGAACTAACGCAGCACTGTTGGCAAAGGGATTCAATACAATTACTTTGCCATCGTCTACCATGATTGGGGCGTTGACAAACTTTGTCAGTAATAGTCAAGCAAGCTTACGAATTCAAAAT is a genomic window containing:
- the trmFO gene encoding FADH(2)-oxidizing methylenetetrahydrofolate--tRNA-(uracil(54)-C(5))-methyltransferase TrmFO; the encoded protein is MKENPSVTVIGAGLAGSEAAWQIASAGVKVTLFEMRPKKKSPAHHSSEFAELVCSNSFGALSSDRAAGLLQEELRNLKSIVIAKADQHSVPAGGALAVDRSQFSLSITNELSSHPLIRIIRDECPCLPNAQQITILATGPLTSESLAEDIKKFTGENECHFFDAASPIITGESIDFSTAFRASRYDKGDADYVNCPMNEESYFKFHSALIKAEQAELKDFEKESALFFEGCLPIEELAKRGLETMRYGPLKPIGLWDQRWGDVNDKTLRRLKRAHAVVQLRQEDKAGQLWNLVGFQTNLKWGEQKRVFRMIPGLSNAEFIRLGVMHRNTFLESPKLLEPTLQFINRKTLFAAGQLTGTEGYAAAIAGGWLAGTNAALLAKGFNTITLPSSTMIGALTNFVSNSQASLRIQNKKHFQPMPANFGLLPELENRVHNKRERYKKYRDRALSQIKKLRETLLDKNSTQPSN